The DNA segment CATTGAGACTTTTATCGAGAATAATCCTAAAATCAGCCAGCTGAAGGAGGAAAGTAATTTTATCATAAAGGAAAAAGGAGACGATATTTCTCATTTGATGACGGAGACACTGGCCAACCTTTATTTTGAACAAAAGCTTTACACAAAAGCCATTAAGGCTTTCGAAACCCTCATTAAAAAAACACCTGAAAAGAAGGAATATTATGAAAACAGGATTCAGGAAATAAAAGACTTCAGAACCAAAGGATAAATCTATGAATATACTATCCATAAATGCTTTTCAGATACTAACTGTTGCTATATTCGTCGCTGTATTGTATGCAACAGCCATAGCAGTTCTTTTTAAAAACAGATCCGGTATTTTGCCTTATCTGGCATTGATTCTTTTTCCGTTAATCGGTCCTTTGGGAATTATTGTAGGAAATTATACAAAAAAAATAAAATAATTGGGGCGGAAATTTTCCGCCCCAATTATTTATGCTGATAATGAATTACTCTCGGTTATTAATCTTTTTTCATCGATTGGCAAAGCTTTATAAACTGCTCTTCAACATCCTGAAACTTCTCAGGCATTTCAGGAGATATCCAGAAAAGCATGGCCATTGTTTTATTCCCGAAGCTTTCTTTAAAAAGATCTTTATGAAGACGGTAACATTCTCTGAGCAGCCTTTTCACCCGGTTTCTGTGTACCGCTCTTTTAAAATATTTTTTTGAAACCGATACCGCAAACTTCGTATGTTCAACAGGCGCGGCAGTCTTATCTTTCAGAATAATAATTCTCAGGTTCCCATTGCTTCGCCATTTACCTTTTTCAAAAAGTAAAGAAATCTCGGTGTTTTTTTTAAGCTTTTCAGCTCTGGGATATTTAAAGTTTGTCATTTACGACGTAAATATAAGAGAATTTAATCTTTTTTCACCAGGTAATTAATTACCTCTGCTGCCGCATACAATCCGAAAATTGCAGGAATAAAGCTGATAGTTCCGTAAAAAGATCTCTTATAATTGCTCCCGTCAGTCATCTTTAAACTTTCCTCATTCTGAATTTCATTTGAAAAAACACAACGGATTCCTTTGTTGATTTTCTCCTTTTTCAGTCTTTTCCGTACCTGTTTTGCAAGGTAGCAGTTATGGGTTTTGCTGATATCCCGCACCATAACTTTACTGGGATCTGTTTTTCCGCCGGCTCCCATCGAGCTTACCACTTTTATTTTTCTCCTTCTCGCAGCAATTAGCAAGGTTAGCTTAGGCGTTACGCTGTCGATACAGTCTAGGATATAGTCGAATTTTCCTTCATCAAGAACCTGGTCCATCCTTTCCGGGTTAAGAAATTCATTGATTTTGGTTAAATGAAGCCTGGGATTGATGTCTAAAAGTCTTTCTGCCACCACTTCCACTTTATGTTTTCCTACGGTTGAATGCAGCGCAGGAAGCTGTCTGTTGATATTCGTGATGTCTACCGTATCGCCGTCTACAATTGTCATATTGCCGACTCCGGCTCTTGCGAGGAATTCTGCGGCAAAAGAACCGACTCCTCCTAAACCTATAACCAGTACATTTGCCTTCGTTAGCTTTTCCAGACCTTCTTCTTTGATCAGAAGTTCCGTTCTTTCCAGCCAGTATTTATCCATTTTTTATTGTCTCTAAATTTTCTAAAACTTGTTGATGTAAATCCTCGGGCGAAATAGCTTTTATTTCTGCAACTTTTAGATACAGATCTCTGATATCAAAATCATCATTATCGGTTTCTAAAAAGATTTTATCTAAAGGAGTAATTCTTAAAGTATTTTGCAAAGATAAATTATACAAAAGCGCTTTTCCAAAACTCAGGTAAAAATTATTTTTAAGCAAATCTTCAGCAATGCTTTCTTTTTTATTAAAACCATGAATGATCATGGGCTGTTCGGCATACTTTTTAAAAGAAATCACTTCATAAAATTTTCGTACACAATGAATGATGACAGGTTTTTTAATCTCATTGGCGATTGTGATCTGCCTCAGAAAAACATCTTCCTGCATTTTCAGATCAGCTTCTGCAAAAGAATCCAATCCGCATTCTCCAATGGCAATACAGTTTTCTGTAATAGTAGATTCAATCCACTGAAACTGCTCTTCTAGGGTTCTGATGTTAATAGCTTTAGGATGAATCCCAATGGAGTACGGAATATCAGTCGGAACACTATTCAGGTCCAGGTTGTAAATTCCGAAAGAAATATTTTTCTTATGATGATGAAAATCAAAAAATTCCATATTCAAAAATACTATTAATTTACATCTTGCGTAAATTCTTAAACGAACGTTTATAAAATCTGTTAAAAATTTCTTAACTTTACTTCAAAGTGCATTGCATGAAGAAAAAATTTACAGAAAAACAAATACACATTTTAGACATTGCCGAAGAGCTGATTGCAAAAAAAGGCTACGAAGGCACATCCGTAAGAGACATCTGTTCCAAAGCAAATATCAATGTTGCGATGATTTCTTATTATTTCGGGTCTAAAGAAAAAATGATGTCTTATCTTTATCAGTATCGGGTGCTGAAAACAAGAGAAAATTTTTCCGAGTTTGCAGATACTATTAAAGAAGGGAAACCGGAAATGCAGATGAAAGAAATTATTAAATACATTGTCGCACAGTTGTTTAAATACAATTACTTTCACGGATTCGTTACCCAGGAACTCCGCCATACGGAAAATCTCAAAGACGAATTAATGGATTTTTATCAGCTTTTTGTCAAAAAACTGGATGAGGTAATAAAAAAAGGAGTTACCTCAGGTGTATTCACTTTTACTCCTAAACCGGAAGATATTCTCACCACCATTATCGGATCCACTTTATTTGTAATCCGGAACCGGAATTTTTATGAACTCTATGTTCCGAATAAAAGCGAGGAAACCTATTCCAAAGAGGCAGAAAAAAAAGTCAGAATGAATCTCTTAATGAGTGTTTTTGCAATTTTAGGATACGCAGCAGACTAAATTTACGTTAAATAATCATAAAAAAAAATCTATTGACAAAAAAGTTATATTTTTGCAAATTAGTAAATCGGCTGTATAATCCGAAAACTGTTGAATTTTTTATATGAAAAAATATATTTTAGGTCTTTTTGCTGTAGCGGTAGTAGCATCGTGCGTAAGCAATCAGGAAAGAGCAATGAAAAGTGCGGATAAAAATCTCATCTTAAAAACCGCCAATGACAATTTCGCTAAAAAGAAATGGAAAAATGCATTGGCTCTTTATGACAGGCTTGCCAATTTAGTGGCAGGAACGGATGACTTTCCAAATGTTGCATTTAATACAGCTTATGCCAATTATTACGATAAGAATTTCAGATTAGCA comes from the Chryseobacterium nepalense genome and includes:
- the rnpA gene encoding ribonuclease P protein component, giving the protein MTNFKYPRAEKLKKNTEISLLFEKGKWRSNGNLRIIILKDKTAAPVEHTKFAVSVSKKYFKRAVHRNRVKRLLRECYRLHKDLFKESFGNKTMAMLFWISPEMPEKFQDVEEQFIKLCQSMKKD
- a CDS encoding tRNA threonylcarbamoyladenosine dehydratase encodes the protein MDKYWLERTELLIKEEGLEKLTKANVLVIGLGGVGSFAAEFLARAGVGNMTIVDGDTVDITNINRQLPALHSTVGKHKVEVVAERLLDINPRLHLTKINEFLNPERMDQVLDEGKFDYILDCIDSVTPKLTLLIAARRRKIKVVSSMGAGGKTDPSKVMVRDISKTHNCYLAKQVRKRLKKEKINKGIRCVFSNEIQNEESLKMTDGSNYKRSFYGTISFIPAIFGLYAAAEVINYLVKKD
- a CDS encoding TatD family hydrolase, yielding MEFFDFHHHKKNISFGIYNLDLNSVPTDIPYSIGIHPKAINIRTLEEQFQWIESTITENCIAIGECGLDSFAEADLKMQEDVFLRQITIANEIKKPVIIHCVRKFYEVISFKKYAEQPMIIHGFNKKESIAEDLLKNNFYLSFGKALLYNLSLQNTLRITPLDKIFLETDNDDFDIRDLYLKVAEIKAISPEDLHQQVLENLETIKNG
- a CDS encoding TetR/AcrR family transcriptional regulator, which codes for MKKKFTEKQIHILDIAEELIAKKGYEGTSVRDICSKANINVAMISYYFGSKEKMMSYLYQYRVLKTRENFSEFADTIKEGKPEMQMKEIIKYIVAQLFKYNYFHGFVTQELRHTENLKDELMDFYQLFVKKLDEVIKKGVTSGVFTFTPKPEDILTTIIGSTLFVIRNRNFYELYVPNKSEETYSKEAEKKVRMNLLMSVFAILGYAAD